GTAAGATTAACAGGTTTATTGACCTGTGCCTCAGTAGTATCCACTGTTGCATCTAGTGTAAACTCACCGATAAGATCACTCTTTTGAGGCTGTGGTTTTACCTTGATCATCAGATCATTAGAGGCAATATCATACCATTGTGTTGCGTAACGTCCAAAAAAATCACGACGTCTGAGATCAGCCTCTCCCAGTTTTGCTGTTGCAGCACTGATCGTAAAATTCCCCTCACTTTTTGTGGTTAAAAGATACTGTTTTTCTACTACGGTGTAACCGTTTTGGCGATACTGTTTTGGCTCGCCTAGAGCTTTGCTGTAAAAGTCAGGCATCAAAGGATCTACAAAATCCGAGAGCTTCGCACCTTTTATTCGATCAGAAATTGAAACATAGAGATTAACGACAAAGCTCTCTCCTGCCATCACTTCTCTTTTATCACTTTTTAGTTCAAACGAGTAGAGTGCATTGGCTTTTAATTGAGGAGCTTTTGATGTAACTACTTTAATGCTTATCGGTTCAGTCTGATAGTTTTTACCATCGATCATAACCGTATATGAAGGAATCGTCAGATCTTTTTTGGGTACAAAACCGATGATTTTTGTAGTGATCTTCTCACTTTTCATTTCACCGTTGATATAGGTCATGTTTCGACTGCTTTGTATTGACGTTCCCACTACCGGTGTGCCATCTATCTCAGAGATCTGTGGAAACTCTATTTCATCTCCTTCGGCTCTGATCTGCAATTGAGCAACATTGCCTTCCATCACTTCATTGCTTGAAACACTTGCACTTACACCTGCACTGTAAACAAACTGTGCTAAAAGTGTTAAAAAAACGATCACTCTACCAAGGGTTTGCATGGCTTTTCTCCTCTTCTTTTTCGCTACTCATCTGATACATCATTGTAGGCATCTTCTGAGCTCCCATCTTCTTCATCAGTCGTTTCATCTCTTTGGCCTTTTGTTTTTCTGCTTCACTCATCTGTGCCTGAGCACCTGAAGTAGACTGTTCCTGCTGTTTTTGCTCCTCAGACTTTTTCTCTTTGGCA
This is a stretch of genomic DNA from Sulfurovum zhangzhouensis. It encodes these proteins:
- a CDS encoding BatD family protein; translation: MQTLGRVIVFLTLLAQFVYSAGVSASVSSNEVMEGNVAQLQIRAEGDEIEFPQISEIDGTPVVGTSIQSSRNMTYINGEMKSEKITTKIIGFVPKKDLTIPSYTVMIDGKNYQTEPISIKVVTSKAPQLKANALYSFELKSDKREVMAGESFVVNLYVSISDRIKGAKLSDFVDPLMPDFYSKALGEPKQYRQNGYTVVEKQYLLTTKSEGNFTISAATAKLGEADLRRRDFFGRYATQWYDIASNDLMIKVKPQPQKSDLIGEFTLDATVDTTEAQVNKPVNLTIKIEGKGNLEDFEFPPYEIDGVTIFSDDAKVESKVENGVLYSTYTISFAMISDKDFTIPSHSFTVYNPNTSRLETMKIASYDIKVKGDTNALVATTPPANSASKVEQSSPNAVPMEVSTKTQESQPNEWWMLVVSFGSGMLVMYLLFKFLAGTEHKKRVYGNNEALQILYPHINEDPMIEEMVRKLYARKNGDKSITIDKKVLKELIKKVQR